One region of Termitidicoccus mucosus genomic DNA includes:
- a CDS encoding RNA polymerase sigma factor, producing MQTEPIHSPTGAVFATTQWSVVYAAAQSRQPGASDALTQLCRHYWTPLYAFARRQGLDPHDARDLVQGFFESLLASRTYANATPARGKFRSFLIGGLKHYQGDMRDRAEALKRGGGSTIIPLNENALEDRYAAGAASLSPEKAYERRWAIAVIDHALAGLRAEFDAADNAAAFAVMVPFLTGDPTQSYDDACRTLGVSLPAFKAQVHRLRIKFRAHLRREIAATVDSPLEIDEEMRHLREILAS from the coding sequence TTGCAAACAGAACCCATTCATAGCCCCACCGGGGCCGTCTTCGCGACCACCCAATGGAGCGTCGTTTACGCCGCCGCGCAATCGCGGCAGCCCGGCGCAAGCGACGCGCTCACACAACTCTGCCGCCATTACTGGACGCCCCTCTACGCCTTCGCGCGACGCCAGGGGCTCGACCCGCACGACGCCCGCGACCTGGTGCAGGGCTTCTTCGAGTCGCTCCTCGCCAGCCGCACCTATGCAAACGCCACCCCCGCGCGCGGGAAATTCCGCTCCTTCCTCATCGGCGGCCTCAAACACTACCAAGGCGACATGCGCGACAGGGCCGAAGCCCTCAAGCGCGGCGGCGGCTCGACCATCATCCCCCTGAACGAAAACGCCCTCGAAGACCGTTATGCCGCCGGCGCGGCTTCGCTCTCCCCCGAAAAAGCCTACGAACGCCGCTGGGCCATCGCCGTCATCGACCACGCGCTGGCCGGCCTGCGCGCCGAGTTCGACGCCGCGGACAACGCCGCCGCCTTCGCCGTCATGGTCCCGTTCCTCACCGGCGACCCGACCCAGTCCTACGACGACGCCTGCCGGACGCTCGGCGTCTCGCTCCCCGCCTTCAAGGCGCAGGTCCACCGCCTGCGCATAAAATTCCGCGCCCACCTGCGCCGCGAAATCGCCGCCACCGTCGATTCGCCCCTCGAAATCGACGAGGAGATGCGCCACCTGCGCGAAATCCTGGCCTCCTGA
- a CDS encoding WD40 repeat domain-containing serine/threonine-protein kinase produces MKTAPAHRCPRCNSTLPPFADGTLPVCRVCLLDSVLDPAAADAPGGLSGNGPLSFVRDTAPVTPAGSTDAPGDLQGDFGHFVLEEELGRGGMSVVYRAVECESGRVVALKMLQLLFLRTPEMLRRFEAEVRAIANLDHPNIIPMYEVGQHDGLPYFSMKLAERGSLAGNTARYRASPRAAAGLLAKLARAVFYAHQRGVIHRDLKPGNILLDAGHEPYIADFGIAKITTDTGNAAVAVRPTLALGTPNYLAPELAGSSASGTSGEVTTAVDIYGLGAILYELLTGRPPATGATTFEVIENLSKGPPPPPRAVNPAIDRDLGTLCLKCLARNPADRYASAAALADDLDNYLAGRPVLASPPGLAGQVWRFCRRQPVVSSLAASVVILLAVVAGVSIGSALNIAAQRDRAVAAERGAQDELYKSLLMQVRFGRQTGQAGHRFEGIESLRAATRIRASDEIRSEAAALLSLTDLRPARVTAVRASPNYPVAFDAALARYLVCTDKDDALALRRLDDHAELARYPGTGGTILSLSPFSDDGRYAASRHINGFIRVWDTREHRLAFELPGRVARNRPYQSTRFWHGCAFSRDGKLAAIELAAGGYTVHDTATGSELARSATPGAPLALAFDHTGQKLAVADRGLATVEIRDPLTGATLRALAHPAGVSFLDWSPDGTTLAVGCNDGGVYLWDAATGEQLRVLDAHRNRVTHFAFSPDGRLLATTSQDKKISLWDTAAGKRLVSYSNHGHEPVLRFSRDGTRLVSTNFLPEATLFEIVTGDAVCRTFTPPGRGNDATVTAAVDFSPDARWLATSTRRAVFLWDLDRHRLAASLQPGPETETSALFTPAASALLVATRNTGLARYPFDPANPAEPLGPPAMLTTAQGYVLSDFGQNPRHALLANRNDGAVLLWPLAPAAGQPRRFRVQNEALSAALSPDGKILATTSAAQSSRSASKIVHLWDAATGEKLRELDGGEAGLVRFSTDGRRILASGRRAFSIWDAATGERLPGAPDLANFLSFSLSPDGRYLCASGAARVILYQGENYAEPVIHLSLDSERNAGSRTAFSADSRLLAVHESDGVIHLWDLPALRAALAPLGLDWPDPAQK; encoded by the coding sequence TTGAAAACCGCACCCGCCCACCGCTGCCCGCGCTGCAACAGCACGCTTCCACCCTTCGCAGACGGGACGCTTCCCGTCTGCCGCGTGTGCCTGCTCGACTCCGTGCTCGACCCCGCCGCCGCCGATGCCCCCGGCGGGCTTTCCGGCAACGGTCCCCTGTCCTTCGTCCGTGACACCGCTCCCGTCACTCCAGCCGGTTCCACCGACGCCCCCGGCGACCTTCAGGGCGACTTCGGCCACTTTGTCCTTGAGGAGGAACTCGGTCGCGGCGGCATGAGCGTCGTTTACCGCGCCGTCGAATGCGAGTCGGGCCGCGTCGTCGCCCTCAAGATGCTCCAGCTCCTTTTCCTGCGCACGCCGGAAATGCTCCGCCGCTTCGAGGCCGAGGTGCGCGCCATCGCGAACCTCGACCACCCCAACATCATTCCCATGTATGAGGTCGGCCAGCACGACGGCCTGCCCTACTTCAGCATGAAACTCGCCGAGCGCGGCTCCCTGGCGGGAAACACGGCCCGCTATCGCGCCAGCCCGCGCGCCGCCGCCGGCCTCCTCGCAAAGCTCGCCCGCGCCGTCTTCTACGCCCACCAGCGCGGCGTCATCCACCGCGACCTCAAGCCCGGCAACATCCTCCTCGACGCCGGCCACGAGCCCTACATCGCCGACTTCGGCATCGCAAAAATCACGACCGACACCGGCAACGCCGCCGTCGCCGTGCGCCCCACCCTCGCCCTCGGCACGCCCAACTACCTCGCGCCCGAGCTCGCAGGCTCCAGTGCCAGCGGCACGTCGGGCGAAGTCACCACCGCCGTGGACATCTACGGCCTCGGCGCCATTCTCTACGAGTTGCTCACGGGCCGACCGCCCGCCACGGGCGCGACGACTTTCGAGGTTATCGAAAATCTCTCCAAAGGCCCGCCGCCCCCGCCCCGCGCCGTCAACCCCGCCATCGACCGCGACCTCGGCACGTTGTGCCTGAAATGCCTCGCGCGCAATCCCGCCGACCGCTACGCCAGCGCCGCCGCCCTCGCCGACGACCTCGACAACTACCTCGCGGGCCGCCCCGTCCTCGCCAGCCCGCCGGGACTCGCCGGCCAGGTCTGGCGCTTCTGCCGCCGCCAGCCCGTCGTCTCCTCGCTCGCCGCCAGCGTTGTCATTCTTCTTGCCGTTGTCGCCGGTGTCAGCATTGGCTCCGCCCTCAACATCGCCGCGCAACGCGACCGCGCCGTCGCCGCCGAACGCGGCGCGCAGGACGAACTCTACAAATCCCTCCTCATGCAAGTGCGTTTCGGGCGCCAGACCGGCCAGGCCGGGCACCGCTTCGAGGGCATCGAGTCGCTGCGCGCCGCCACGCGTATCCGCGCCAGCGACGAAATCCGCAGCGAAGCCGCCGCCCTCCTTTCCCTCACCGACTTGCGCCCCGCCCGCGTCACCGCCGTCCGCGCCTCGCCAAACTACCCCGTCGCCTTCGATGCCGCGCTCGCGCGCTACCTCGTGTGCACCGACAAGGACGACGCCCTCGCCCTCCGCCGCCTCGACGACCACGCCGAGCTCGCCCGCTACCCCGGCACCGGCGGCACCATCCTCTCCCTCTCGCCCTTTTCCGACGACGGACGCTACGCCGCATCCCGCCACATCAACGGCTTCATCCGCGTCTGGGACACCCGCGAGCACCGCCTCGCCTTCGAGCTGCCCGGCCGCGTGGCCCGCAACCGCCCCTACCAAAGCACGCGCTTCTGGCACGGCTGCGCGTTTTCGCGGGATGGCAAGCTCGCCGCCATCGAACTGGCCGCCGGCGGCTACACCGTCCACGACACCGCCACCGGCAGCGAACTCGCCCGCTCCGCTACCCCCGGCGCCCCGCTCGCGCTCGCCTTTGACCACACCGGCCAAAAACTCGCCGTCGCCGACCGCGGCCTCGCCACCGTCGAAATCCGCGACCCGCTCACCGGCGCGACGCTCCGCGCCCTCGCACACCCCGCCGGCGTGTCCTTTCTCGACTGGAGCCCCGACGGCACCACCCTCGCCGTCGGTTGCAACGACGGCGGCGTTTACCTCTGGGACGCCGCCACCGGCGAGCAACTCCGCGTGCTCGACGCCCACCGCAACCGCGTCACCCATTTCGCCTTCTCGCCCGACGGACGCCTCCTCGCCACCACCTCGCAGGACAAAAAAATCTCCCTCTGGGACACCGCCGCCGGCAAACGCCTCGTGTCTTACTCGAACCACGGCCACGAACCCGTGCTCCGCTTCTCGCGCGACGGCACCCGCCTCGTCTCCACCAACTTCCTCCCCGAGGCCACGCTCTTTGAAATCGTCACCGGCGACGCCGTCTGCCGCACCTTCACCCCGCCCGGGCGCGGCAACGACGCCACCGTCACCGCCGCCGTCGATTTCTCGCCCGACGCCCGCTGGCTCGCCACCTCCACGCGCCGCGCCGTCTTCCTCTGGGATCTCGACCGCCATCGCCTCGCCGCCAGCCTCCAGCCCGGCCCCGAGACCGAGACCTCCGCCCTCTTCACCCCCGCCGCCTCCGCCCTCCTCGTCGCCACCCGCAACACCGGCCTCGCCCGCTACCCCTTCGACCCCGCCAACCCCGCCGAGCCCCTCGGCCCGCCCGCCATGCTCACCACCGCGCAAGGCTACGTGCTGAGCGACTTCGGCCAAAACCCCCGCCACGCCCTCCTCGCCAACCGAAACGACGGCGCCGTCCTCCTCTGGCCGCTCGCCCCCGCCGCCGGCCAGCCCCGCCGCTTCCGCGTCCAAAACGAGGCCCTCTCCGCCGCCCTCTCCCCCGACGGCAAAATCCTCGCCACCACCTCCGCCGCGCAAAGCAGCCGCTCCGCCTCCAAAATCGTCCACCTCTGGGACGCCGCCACCGGCGAAAAACTCCGCGAGCTCGACGGCGGCGAGGCCGGCCTCGTCCGCTTCTCCACCGACGGGCGCCGCATCCTCGCCTCCGGCCGCCGCGCCTTCTCCATCTGGGACGCCGCCACCGGCGAACGCCTCCCCGGCGCGCCCGACCTCGCGAACTTTCTCTCCTTCAGCCTCTCGCCCGACGGACGCTACCTGTGCGCCTCCGGCGCGGCCCGCGTCATCCTCTACCAAGGCGAGAACTACGCCGAGCCCGTCATCCATCTCTCCCTCGACAGCGAACGCAATGCCGGCAGTCGCACCGCCTTCAGCGCCGACAGCCGCCTGCTCGCCGTCCACGAAAGCGACGGCGTCATCCACCTCTGGGACCTGCCCGCCCTCCGCGCCGCCCTCGCCCCCCTCGGCCTCGACTGGCCCGACCCCGCGCAAAAATAA
- a CDS encoding WD40 repeat domain-containing serine/threonine-protein kinase codes for MCLLDAALDLGDAGADTRAPFTSPAAGKPGNFGHFALEEEIGRGGMGIVYRAREYASGRVVALKMMHLLHLQTPEMMSRFESEVRAVASLDHPGIMPVYEVGHCDGIPYFSMKFAERGSLAGKARDHAGDPRAVAALVAKLARAVFHAHRRGVIHRDLKPGNILLDADGEPYVADFGIAKIIGEHDRTATATRALGTPAYLAPELARGGPVEITTAVDIYGLGAILYELLTGRPPATGSSPLEVFRQIAQGAPPAPRALVPALSRDLSAVCMKCLAPFPDNRYASAAELADDLDNYLAGRPVLARPPGMAGQIRLFCRRQPVVAGLAAGIAVLLAAIGAGSTIAAVTVAAQRDRALHAEQSAQDRLHDSLLMQARLGRQTGQAGQRFDGLDVLRQAAAIRTTADLRDEAAALLTLTDLRVGRTTQVRESPNFPVSFDPALERYLVCVQKDNALSLRRLSDHAEIAAFPGTAKNVLSLSPFSADGRYVASRHYDGPIRVWDTRELRMAFELRQTPPKKRPYQSVRFWFGCAFSRDGKLAAIELAEGGYTVHETATGKELARFPDKFSAYALALDGDGRRLAYADRGAGMVEIRDTLTGEKRHTLEHPSEVFCLEWSPDGALLAVGCTDALIYIWNTATGERHRVLDEHRNRVTHLAFSPDGRVLASTSQEKNIILWDPESGKKLVSYPDLGHEPVLRFSRDGKRLVSTNFQVNATVFEVATDDGISLAFSPPGRSHNAVVTASVDFSPDERWLVSSTRRAISLWDLRRHRLAASLQPGGDTETSALFTPDGAALLVANRATGLARHPFDPANADAPLGRPALLMKEPDFTLSDFGASKHHALLANRATGHALLWPLDAAGGALRRFAVQPEALSAALSPDGKILATTTSGQSTRTPSFKVHLWDAATGEKLRELEGGHGGLVRFTPDGARLLASGHGPFAAWDLATLTLVPGAPRLTETLGFSLSPDGRYLCLSGGDKIALYQGKNYEDLVIQLQPLGVRNAGSRVTFSRTGNLLAVQESDGVVRIWDLPKLRAKLAELSLDWPDK; via the coding sequence GTGTGCCTGCTCGACGCCGCGCTCGACCTCGGCGACGCCGGCGCGGACACCCGCGCGCCCTTCACCAGCCCCGCCGCCGGCAAGCCCGGCAACTTCGGGCATTTCGCGCTTGAGGAGGAAATCGGGCGCGGCGGCATGGGCATCGTGTATCGAGCCCGCGAATACGCCTCGGGCCGCGTCGTCGCGCTCAAGATGATGCACCTCCTGCACCTCCAGACCCCCGAGATGATGAGCCGCTTCGAGTCGGAGGTCCGCGCCGTCGCCTCCCTCGACCACCCCGGCATCATGCCCGTTTACGAGGTCGGCCATTGCGACGGCATCCCGTATTTCAGCATGAAGTTCGCCGAACGCGGTTCGCTCGCCGGCAAGGCCCGCGACCATGCCGGCGACCCGCGCGCCGTCGCCGCGCTCGTCGCCAAGCTCGCCCGCGCCGTGTTCCACGCGCACCGGCGCGGCGTCATCCACCGCGATCTCAAGCCCGGCAACATCCTCCTCGACGCGGACGGCGAGCCTTACGTCGCCGATTTCGGCATCGCAAAAATCATCGGCGAGCACGACCGCACCGCCACTGCCACGCGCGCCCTCGGCACGCCCGCCTATCTCGCGCCCGAGCTGGCGCGCGGCGGCCCCGTCGAAATCACCACCGCCGTGGACATCTACGGCCTCGGCGCCATCCTCTACGAATTGCTGACGGGCCGCCCGCCCGCCACCGGCTCCAGCCCGCTCGAAGTTTTCCGCCAGATCGCCCAAGGCGCCCCGCCCGCGCCGCGTGCGCTTGTCCCCGCGCTCAGCCGCGACCTCTCCGCCGTGTGCATGAAGTGCCTCGCCCCGTTCCCGGACAACCGCTACGCCAGCGCCGCCGAACTTGCCGACGACCTCGACAACTACCTCGCCGGGCGCCCCGTGCTCGCCCGCCCGCCCGGGATGGCCGGGCAAATCCGGCTTTTTTGCCGCCGCCAACCCGTCGTTGCCGGCCTCGCCGCGGGCATCGCCGTGCTCCTCGCGGCCATCGGCGCGGGCAGCACCATCGCCGCCGTCACCGTCGCCGCGCAACGCGACCGCGCCCTCCACGCCGAGCAATCCGCACAAGACCGACTCCACGATTCGCTCCTCATGCAGGCGCGCCTCGGACGCCAGACCGGACAGGCCGGCCAGCGCTTCGACGGCCTCGATGTCCTCCGCCAGGCCGCCGCCATCCGCACCACCGCCGACTTGCGCGACGAAGCCGCCGCGCTCCTCACCCTCACCGACCTGCGCGTCGGGCGCACCACGCAAGTCCGCGAGTCCCCGAACTTCCCCGTCTCATTCGACCCCGCGCTCGAACGTTACCTCGTCTGCGTGCAAAAGGACAACGCCCTCTCCCTCCGCCGCCTCTCCGACCACGCCGAAATCGCCGCCTTCCCCGGCACCGCGAAAAACGTTCTCTCGCTCTCGCCCTTTTCCGCCGACGGACGCTACGTCGCCTCGCGCCACTACGACGGCCCCATCCGCGTCTGGGACACCCGCGAGCTCCGCATGGCCTTTGAGCTCCGGCAGACACCACCCAAAAAGCGCCCCTACCAAAGCGTCCGCTTCTGGTTCGGCTGCGCGTTCTCGCGCGATGGCAAACTCGCCGCCATCGAGCTGGCCGAAGGCGGCTACACCGTCCACGAGACCGCCACCGGAAAAGAACTCGCGCGCTTCCCCGACAAATTCAGCGCCTACGCCCTCGCCCTCGATGGCGACGGACGCCGCCTCGCCTACGCCGACCGCGGCGCCGGCATGGTCGAAATCCGCGACACCCTCACCGGCGAAAAACGCCACACCCTCGAACACCCCTCCGAAGTCTTCTGCCTCGAATGGAGCCCCGACGGCGCGCTCCTCGCCGTCGGCTGCACCGACGCGCTCATCTACATCTGGAACACCGCCACCGGCGAGCGCCACCGTGTGCTCGACGAGCACCGCAACCGCGTCACCCACCTCGCCTTTTCGCCCGACGGACGCGTCCTCGCCTCCACCTCGCAGGAGAAAAACATCATCCTCTGGGACCCCGAGTCCGGCAAAAAACTCGTCTCCTACCCCGACCTCGGCCACGAACCCGTGCTCCGTTTTTCGCGCGACGGCAAACGCCTCGTCTCGACCAATTTTCAAGTCAACGCCACCGTATTCGAAGTCGCCACGGACGACGGCATCAGCCTCGCCTTCTCCCCGCCAGGCCGCAGCCACAACGCCGTCGTCACCGCCAGCGTCGATTTCTCGCCCGACGAACGCTGGCTCGTCTCCTCCACGCGCCGCGCCATCAGCCTCTGGGACCTCCGCCGCCACCGCCTCGCCGCCAGTCTCCAACCCGGCGGCGACACCGAGACCTCCGCGCTCTTCACGCCCGACGGCGCCGCCCTCCTTGTCGCCAACCGCGCCACCGGCCTCGCGCGCCATCCCTTCGACCCCGCCAACGCCGACGCGCCTTTGGGCCGGCCCGCGCTGTTGATGAAAGAGCCGGACTTCACCCTCAGCGATTTCGGCGCCAGCAAACACCACGCCCTTCTCGCCAACCGCGCCACCGGCCACGCCCTCCTCTGGCCGCTCGATGCCGCCGGCGGCGCGCTCCGCCGCTTCGCCGTGCAACCGGAGGCGCTCTCCGCCGCGCTCTCGCCCGATGGGAAAATCCTCGCCACCACCACCTCCGGCCAAAGCACCCGCACGCCCTCCTTCAAAGTTCACCTCTGGGACGCCGCCACCGGCGAAAAACTCCGCGAACTCGAAGGCGGCCACGGCGGACTCGTCCGTTTCACGCCCGACGGCGCGCGCCTCCTCGCCTCCGGCCACGGCCCCTTCGCCGCGTGGGATCTCGCCACGCTGACCCTCGTCCCCGGCGCCCCGCGCCTCACCGAAACGCTCGGCTTCTCCCTCTCCCCCGATGGGCGCTATCTCTGCCTGTCCGGCGGCGACAAAATCGCCCTGTATCAAGGAAAAAACTACGAGGACTTGGTCATCCAGCTCCAACCCCTCGGCGTCCGCAACGCCGGCAGCCGCGTGACCTTCAGCCGCACAGGAAATCTCCTCGCCGTGCAGGAAAGCGACGGCGTCGTGCGCATCTGGGACCTGCCCAAACTCCGCGCCAAGCTCGCCGAACTCTCCCTCGACTGGCCCGACAAGTAG